The Panacibacter microcysteis genome includes a window with the following:
- a CDS encoding FdhF/YdeP family oxidoreductase: MEKQPADISLTPLRLSHLHQGPMQHKAVGIPAIVSSVKQMLTYMHAKDAWKAAFALNQKGGFDCPGCAWPDPDDERSQIGEYCENGIKAIAEEAQKKQVTADFFTQHCVQEIGSWTDFEIGKKGRLTQPMFLKEGATHYAPVSWDEAFEIIAGELRNRQSPDEAIFYTSGRTSNEAAFLYQLFARMAGTNNLPDCSNMCHESSGAGLNDTIGVGKGTVSLEDIHEAELLIIMGQNPGTNHPRMLSALEKCKKNGGKIIAVNPLPEPGLMYFIDPQNPGKIVTGGTALADLFLQVRINEDVALLKAIMLLLLDAEEKNEGSVFDKNFIHAHTAGYHDFISNLKNHSAEVCIGQSGVARELVEAAVALIKERNKIIVCWAMGLTQHKNAVDNIKEVVNLLLLKGSIGKKGAGVCPVRGHSNVQGDRTMGIWEKMPDAFMQRLQEVFHFEPPKKHGLDVVESIKTMHAGNVKLFFAMGGNFLSATPDTAFTAQALRNTNLTVHVSTKLNRSHLVHGKQALILPCLGRTEIDLQDGKPQFVSCENSMGVVQMSKGVLQPHSKTLLSEVAIICGVAKKALGNSTTINWDLMQSNYDHIRDVIEKVVPGFDNYNERVRKPGGFYLPNAAKEKHFNTKNGKANFSVLPLPANRLADDEYMMMTIRSHDQFNTTIYGMNDRYRGIHNERRIVMMNEADMLAAGFTKHAVTDLVSFYDNTERVASNFIVVPMPIARKCVATYFPEANVLVSINQVAHTSNTPASKSVVVKIRKHNT; encoded by the coding sequence GGCCTATGCAGCACAAGGCTGTAGGAATACCGGCAATCGTATCATCGGTAAAACAGATGCTTACTTATATGCATGCAAAAGACGCGTGGAAGGCTGCATTTGCGCTGAACCAGAAAGGTGGTTTCGATTGCCCGGGATGTGCATGGCCCGACCCGGATGATGAGCGTTCTCAAATCGGCGAATATTGTGAGAACGGTATAAAAGCCATTGCTGAAGAAGCACAGAAAAAACAGGTTACTGCTGATTTTTTTACACAACACTGTGTGCAGGAAATTGGTTCGTGGACAGATTTTGAAATTGGGAAAAAAGGGCGGCTTACGCAACCAATGTTTTTAAAGGAAGGTGCCACGCATTATGCACCTGTTAGCTGGGATGAAGCGTTTGAAATAATTGCCGGTGAATTGCGCAACAGGCAATCGCCCGATGAAGCCATCTTTTATACTTCCGGCAGAACAAGTAATGAAGCAGCCTTTTTATACCAGTTATTTGCCCGTATGGCGGGTACGAATAATTTACCAGACTGTTCAAACATGTGTCATGAGAGCAGCGGAGCAGGTCTGAACGATACGATAGGCGTGGGCAAGGGCACTGTATCGCTGGAGGATATTCATGAAGCGGAACTGCTGATTATTATGGGGCAAAACCCCGGCACCAATCATCCGCGCATGTTATCTGCTTTGGAGAAATGCAAAAAGAATGGTGGTAAGATCATTGCTGTAAACCCGCTGCCAGAGCCGGGTTTAATGTATTTTATTGATCCGCAAAACCCGGGAAAAATAGTAACAGGCGGCACGGCGCTGGCTGATCTTTTTTTGCAGGTGAGGATCAATGAAGATGTTGCGTTGCTGAAAGCGATTATGCTGCTGCTACTGGACGCGGAGGAAAAAAATGAAGGCAGTGTTTTTGACAAAAACTTTATACACGCACATACCGCAGGCTATCATGATTTTATCAGCAACCTGAAAAACCATTCGGCTGAAGTATGCATAGGCCAGAGTGGTGTAGCAAGAGAACTGGTTGAAGCAGCCGTAGCATTGATAAAAGAACGCAACAAAATTATTGTGTGCTGGGCCATGGGCCTCACGCAACATAAAAATGCAGTTGACAATATAAAAGAAGTGGTGAATCTTTTGCTGCTGAAAGGCAGTATTGGAAAGAAAGGTGCAGGTGTTTGCCCTGTACGCGGCCACAGCAATGTACAGGGCGACAGGACAATGGGCATATGGGAAAAAATGCCGGATGCTTTTATGCAACGGCTGCAGGAGGTTTTTCATTTTGAACCACCGAAGAAACACGGGCTTGATGTAGTGGAATCTATAAAGACAATGCATGCGGGCAACGTAAAGTTGTTCTTTGCCATGGGTGGCAACTTTCTATCGGCAACGCCTGATACAGCTTTTACTGCGCAGGCTTTACGTAATACCAACCTTACGGTGCATGTGTCTACCAAGCTAAACAGGAGCCACCTTGTACATGGCAAACAGGCATTGATATTACCCTGCCTTGGCAGAACAGAGATAGACCTGCAGGATGGCAAGCCACAATTTGTGAGTTGTGAAAACTCGATGGGGGTGGTGCAGATGAGCAAAGGGGTTTTGCAACCACATTCAAAAACATTGCTGAGTGAAGTGGCAATTATTTGCGGCGTGGCAAAAAAGGCGCTGGGCAATAGTACTACTATAAACTGGGACCTGATGCAAAGCAACTATGACCACATACGTGATGTAATAGAAAAAGTAGTTCCCGGTTTTGATAATTACAATGAGCGCGTGAGAAAGCCGGGCGGTTTTTACCTGCCCAATGCAGCAAAAGAAAAACACTTTAACACTAAAAACGGTAAAGCCAACTTCTCGGTACTTCCGCTGCCTGCAAACCGGCTGGCTGATGACGAATACATGATGATGACGATAAGAAGCCATGACCAGTTTAATACCACCATTTACGGCATGAACGACCGCTACCGCGGCATACACAACGAAAGAAGAATTGTAATGATGAATGAAGCAGACATGCTTGCTGCCGGGTTTACAAAGCATGCCGTTACAGACCTCGTTAGTTTTTACGACAATACCGAACGCGTCGCTTCAAACTTCATTGTTGTGCCAATGCCCATTGCGCGTAAATGCGTAGCTACTTACTTTCCTGAAGCAAATGTGCTGGTATCAATCAACCAGGTTGCGCATACCAGCAATACCCCGGCCTCTAAATCTGTTGTGGTGAAAATAAGAAAGCACAATACCTGA
- a CDS encoding DNA topoisomerase IB, translated as MEAIEIIPVLNKQKIKRIGKDPVKAAKAVDLIYVSDAEPGIHRIRNKTTFDYILNKRKLKNKQQLERIKKLVIPPAWEDVWICALENGHLQVTGKDALQRKQYRYHPSWNALRNHTKFFKMAAFGKALPGIRLQLEKDLALPGLPQRKVLAAVISLMQRTNIRVGNSLYEKLYGSFGLTTLKDKHVDINGSRLHFTYKGKKGVYHDVNIQSKRLAGIVKQCRDIPGKELFQYFDENKERRSIDSGMVNNYIKEISGEDFSAKDFRTWAGTVNAFIAFKDLGFFDTQTETKKKIVEALDNVAKSLGNTRTVCRKYYVHPMIINMYENKTLEKYFADLEHMEADDNKASLTAEEKMVMKILES; from the coding sequence ATGGAAGCCATAGAAATAATCCCTGTACTTAATAAGCAAAAGATAAAAAGAATTGGAAAAGATCCCGTAAAAGCTGCAAAGGCAGTAGATCTTATTTACGTGTCAGACGCTGAACCAGGTATACACCGCATAAGGAACAAAACCACATTTGATTATATCCTTAATAAGCGGAAGCTAAAAAACAAGCAACAACTAGAACGCATCAAAAAGCTGGTAATACCACCGGCCTGGGAAGATGTATGGATCTGTGCTCTTGAAAATGGCCACCTGCAGGTTACTGGAAAAGACGCGCTGCAACGAAAACAGTACCGCTACCACCCTTCCTGGAATGCGCTGCGCAACCATACGAAGTTTTTTAAAATGGCGGCTTTTGGCAAGGCGCTGCCTGGCATAAGGCTGCAACTGGAAAAAGATCTTGCACTACCCGGTTTGCCGCAACGCAAAGTGCTTGCTGCAGTGATAAGCCTTATGCAGCGCACCAACATACGCGTAGGCAACAGTCTTTATGAAAAACTCTACGGATCTTTCGGGCTGACCACACTTAAAGACAAACACGTTGATATCAATGGCAGCCGCTTACATTTTACATACAAAGGCAAGAAGGGTGTATACCATGATGTAAACATACAAAGCAAACGGCTGGCCGGCATTGTAAAACAATGCAGGGATATACCTGGTAAAGAACTGTTTCAATACTTTGACGAAAACAAGGAGCGCAGAAGTATTGATTCGGGAATGGTAAACAACTACATTAAAGAGATAAGCGGGGAAGATTTTAGCGCCAAGGACTTTAGAACCTGGGCAGGTACCGTGAATGCATTTATTGCATTTAAAGACCTTGGTTTTTTTGATACGCAAACAGAAACCAAAAAGAAAATTGTGGAGGCACTGGACAATGTGGCCAAAAGCCTTGGCAATACAAGAACGGTATGCCGGAAATATTATGTGCATCCTATGATCATTAACATGTATGAAAATAAGACACTGGAGAAATATTTTGCTGATCTTGAGCATATGGAAGCTGACGATAACAAAGCTTCATTAACCGCAGAGGAAAAGATGGTGATGAAAATACTGGAATCCTGA